In a single window of the Nicotiana tomentosiformis chromosome 8, ASM39032v3, whole genome shotgun sequence genome:
- the LOC104109509 gene encoding kinesin-like protein KIN-5B isoform X3 yields the protein METKSPCPPYTVTVRRNPPRRARPTPSSAVPNSLPRSPPRNISSFPIEDILSIEVPEKQLLTEHPSSSENLKVFLRVRPLISQRETAKIEKTAAEMKKTTKNAWPKNPKSTNALPKKLKKSYEVCVTVNDAHSVTLLPPQSLQDAKRIKSEVYEGFSHVFSSQASQREVYEEMVNPLVEDFLKGKSGMLAALGPSGSGKTHTIFGCGRDPGMVPLALRRILSQEEGEKKKSRRIFYLSMFEISSEKGKSEKIFDLSQDGADLCIQQSSIKGVQQAVLYDAQQAESLIACGLLKRATAMTNSNSQSSRSQCIINIRCEYTRAGGKVGDNSNSAVLTIVDLAGAEREKKTGNQGVRLLESNFINNTSMVFGLCLRSLLEHQKNPRKPMQKHFQNSLLTRYLRDYLEGKKRMALLLTVRPGEEDYLDTSFLLRQASPYTKIKFDIVEEHGILNHNKRPVQTTPSMGKLKRMKLNQTENCEINQRSIERPELPNEEAAVEGVKDDSLTGVLVQSEEIITIEANERNILRVDHVELERKERNHQILQNFGKALWKVLKEYKRKLEVAENEICTLRDCLSCEKTRSAELENQLRDWQSNCCCRKGVSSEESSREEDEFRGKGSLDCEARQSTDQNEVDENVTCTPRDCIIIKKTRWAELENELMDWQSNCRCRKGVSSEVSSREVDELRRKISLDFEDHQSIGCNEVTSEAYSCHLEGSAHARNDERLDSTIAQQLESSIEDATGVEDLMKLIEMKAEITDLNGKATAVLSGSHSCTDQEYGQEEENSVVRTSKATFINRDENDLLEEDHTLFDSVLPDCSVSSSKSSLFVENKSPFQVWEDQTQNEEDKVKSDAHTRTEERLDSTVGHMTAQKFERSIEDITGVEVPKIPDGMKAESINLKGKENALLSGSPSCTDQEYEQEEESFVCTSQATSISRDENDLLEEDHMLFDSVLPECTINSSESSLLVENNSSFPVVEDQTQNEEDKTAKTLESSTEDATGVEDQKIPDGMKAESTDLNGKANALLSGSPSFPDQEYEREENFFDSVVSTSQATSINRDEASLLEEDHTLFDSVLPECTVNSSESSLFIENNCSFPVLEDQTHNKEDKTAQKLESSIEDATGVEDLMKPNEMKAEITRLNGKATAVLTGSRSCTDQEDGQEMESSEFVVCTSQATFINRDGASLLEEDHALFDPVLAECTVSSSESSLFVEYNSSFPVVQNQSQNEEDKKPLGPSTMLMREEVVHAVGCHDNNTPEAVTKHGSCTKFQNADKPKRRLLPVSSILLKDIGNIDFKDENEKPKGVKAEKKGTSGKNRTQGSTSLIRLLKDNLAI from the exons ATGGAGACGAAATCGCCGTGTCCGCCGTACACGGTGACCGTTCGCCGGAACCCTCCCCGGAGAGCAAGACCGACACCATCCTCCGCTGTTCCTAATTCGCTTCCCCGATCGCCGCCGCGAAACATCTCTTCATTCCCCATTGAGGATATTCTATCAATAGAAGTCCCTGAAAAACAACTTCTTACGGAGCATCCATCATCATCGGAGAATCTCAAGGTATTTCTGAGAGTCCGACCGTTAATTTCTCAACGAGAAACAGCGAAAATAGAAAAAACAGCTGctgaaatgaagaaaacaacaaaaaatgCTTGGCCTAAAAACCCTAAGTCCACCAATGCGTTGCCGAAGAAGCTCAAAAAGAGCTATGAAGTCTGTGTGACAGTGAATGATGCACATTCCGTTACCCTATTGCCTCCGCAGAGCTTACAAGACGCCAAACGTATTAAATCAGAAGTTTATGAAGGTTTTTCACATGTCTTCTCGTCACAAGCATCTCAG agggAAGTTTACGAAGAAATGGTGAATCCTTTAGTTGAGGATTTTCTGAAGGGTAAGAGTGGAATGTTAGCTGCATTGGGACCAAGTGGTTCTGGGAAGACTCATACCATCTTTGGCTGTGGAAGGGATCCTGGTATGGTGCCTCTCGCTCTTCGTCGAATTTTATCACAGGAAGAAGGAGAGAAGAAGAAGTCACGAAG GATATTTTATTTGTCCATGTTTGAGATCTCTTCTGAGAAAGGAAAATCTGAAAAGATATTTGATTTATCTCAAGATGGGGCTGATTTATGCATCCAACAATCATCTATTAAAGGCGTGCAACAG GCCGTACTTTATGATGCTCAGCAAGCTGAATCGTTAATTGCATGTGGACTTTTAAAACGTGCGACAGCTATGACGAATTCAAACAGTCAATCCAG TCGTTCACAGTGCATCATAAATATCCGCTGTGAATATACGAGGGCAGGTGGAAAAGTTGGTGATAACTCAAACAGTGCTGTGCTGACTATAGTTGACCTTGCTGGAGCTGAGAGGGAAAAGAAGACTGGAAATCAG GGGGTTAGATTGCTCGAAAGTAATTTTATCAACAACACTTCGATGGTGTTTGGCCTGTGCTTAAGG TCATTACTGGAGCATCAGAAGAACCCCAGAAAACCTATGCAGAAACACTTTCAAAACTCTCTG TTGACCAGATACTTACGAGATTATTTGGAAGGGAAGAAGCGGATGGCACTG CTTTTAACTGTTAGACCTGGGGAAGAAGACTACCTTGATACTTCTTTTCTGCTAAGGCAGGCTTCACCATATACAAAAATCAA GTTTGACATCGTTGAAGAACATGGGATTTTAAACCACAATAAGAGGCCTGTGCAAACAACGCCTAGCATGGGGAAGCTTAAAAGAATGAAGTTGAACCAAACTGAAAATTGTGAG ATCAATCAAAGAAGCATTGAACGTCCTGAACTTCCGAATGAAG AAGCTGCTGTGGAAGGAGTGAAGGATGACAGCTTGACAGGCGTTCTTGTTCAGTCTGAGGAAATCATCACTATTGAAGCAAATGAGAGGAATATTCTCAGAGTTGATCacgttgaattggaaagaaaagagagaaatcaTCAGATTCTGCAAAATTTTGGAAAGGCTTTGTGGAAAGTCTTGAAAGAATACAAGAGAAAACTTGAG GTGGCTGAAAATGAAATTTGCACCCTCAGAGATTGCTTAAGCTGTGAGAAAACTAGATCCGCTGAACTAGAGAATCAACTGAGGGATTGGCAAAGTAACTGCTGCTGCAGGAAAGGAGTTTCAAGTGAGGAATCCTCCAGAGAAGAGGATGAATTCAGAGGAAAAGGTTCATTAGATTGTGAGGCGCGTCAATCCACTGATCAGAATGAG GTGGACGAAAATGTAACCTGCACTCCCAGAGACTGCATAATCATCAAGAAAACAAGATGGGCTGAACTAGAGAATGAACTGATGGATTGGCAAAGTAACTGCCGCTGCAGGAAGGGGGTTTCAAGTGAGGTTTCCTCCAGAGAAGTGGATGAACTCAGAAGAAAAATCTCTTTAGATTTTGAGGATCATCAATCCATTGGTTGCAATGAG GTGACATCTGAAGCTTATTCTTGTCATTTGGAAGGGTCTGCGCATGCGAGAAATGATGAGCGGCTTGACTCCACT ATTGCTCAGCAGCTCGAAAGTTCTATTGAAGATGCTACTGGTGTTGAAGATCTGATGAAACTAATTGAAATGAAAGCAGAGATTACAGATTTGAATGGCAAAGCAACTGCTGTATTAAGCGGGTCACACTCTTGCACTGATCAGGAGTACGGGCAAGAAGAAGAAA ATTCTGTAGTCCGCACTTCCAAAGCGACTTTCATAAACAGAGACGAGAACGACCTGTTGGAAGAGGACCACACACTTTTTGATTCAGTACTTCCAGATTGTTCAGTCAGCTCTTCTAAGTCATCTCTCTTCGTTGAAAATAAGAGCCCTTTTCAAGTGTGGGAGGACCAAACACAAAACGAAGAGGACAAG GTGAAGTCAGATGCACATACGAGAACTGAGGAGCGGCTTGACTCCACTGTAGGACATATG ACTGCCCAGAAGTTCGAAAGATCTATAGAAGATATTACTGGTGTTGAAGTTCCGAAGATTCCAGATGGAATGAAAGCAGAGAGTATAAATTTGAAAGGCAAAGAAAATGCTCTGTTAAGTGGGTCACCCTCTTGCACTGATCAGGAGTACGAGCAAGAAGAGGAAAGTTTTG TCTGCACTTCCCAAGCGACTTCAATAAGCAGAGACGAGAACGACCTGTTGGAAGAGGACCACATGCTTTTTGATTCAGTACTTCCAGAATGTACAATCAACTCTTCTGAGTCATCGCTCCTCGTTGAAAATAACAGCTCTTTTCCAGTGGTTGAGGACCAAACACAAAACGAAGAGGACAAG ACTGCTAAGACGCTCGAAAGTTCTACTGAAGATGCTACTGGTGTTGAAGATCAGAAGATTCCAGATGGAATGAAAGCAGAGAGTACAGATTTGAATGGCAAAGCAAATGCTTTGTTAAGTGGGTCACCCTCTTTCCCTGATCAGGAGTACGAGCGAGAAGAGAATTTTTTTG ATTCTGTAGTAAGCACTTCTCAAGCGACTTCCATAAACAGAGACGAGGCCAGCCTGCTGGAAGAGGACCACACGCTTTTTGATTCAGTACTTCCTGAATGTACAGTCAACTCTTCTGAGTCATCTCTCTTCATTGAAAATAACTGCTCTTTTCCAGTGCTGGAGGACCAAACACACAACAAAGAGGATAAG ACTGCTCAGAAGCTTGAAAGTTCTATTGAAGATGCTACTGGTGTTGAAGATCTGATGAAACCAAATGAAATGAAAGCAGAGATTACACGTTTGAATGGCAAAGCAACTGCTGTATTAACTGGGTCACGCTCTTGTACTGATCAGGAGGACGGGCAAGAAATGGAAAGTTCTG AATTTGTAGTCTGCACTTCCCAAGCAACTTTCATAAACAGAGACGGGGCCAGCCTGTTGGAAGAGGATCATGCGCTTTTTGATCCAGTACTTGCAGAATGTACAGTCAGCTCTTCCGAGTCATCTCTCTTCGTTGAATATAACAGCTCTTTTCCAGTGGTGCAGAACCAATCACAAAATGAAGAGGACAAG AAACCATTGGGTCCATCGACAATGTTAATGCGTGAGGAAGTTGTACATGCTGTAGGATGCCATGATAACAACACACCTGAAGCAGTTACCAAACATGGTTCCTGCACTAAATTTCAGAATGCAGATAAGCCAAAAAG GAGACTTCTACCAGTTTCGTCCATCTTATTAAAAGATATAGGCAATATAGACTTCAAGGACGAGAATGAGAAACCAAAG GGAGTCAAGGCAGAAAAGAAAGGAACTTCTGGTAAGAACAGAACTCAGGGCAGCACTTCACTTATTCGTTTGCTCAAGGATAATCTTGCTATCTAG
- the LOC104109509 gene encoding kinesin-like protein KIN-5B isoform X6, whose translation METKSPCPPYTVTVRRNPPRRARPTPSSAVPNSLPRSPPRNISSFPIEDILSIEVPEKQLLTEHPSSSENLKVFLRVRPLISQRETAKIEKTAAEMKKTTKNAWPKNPKSTNALPKKLKKSYEVCVTVNDAHSVTLLPPQSLQDAKRIKSEVYEGFSHVFSSQASQREVYEEMVNPLVEDFLKGKSGMLAALGPSGSGKTHTIFGCGRDPGMVPLALRRILSQEEGEKKKSRRIFYLSMFEISSEKGKSEKIFDLSQDGADLCIQQSSIKGVQQAVLYDAQQAESLIACGLLKRATAMTNSNSQSSRSQCIINIRCEYTRAGGKVGDNSNSAVLTIVDLAGAEREKKTGNQGVRLLESNFINNTSMVFGLCLRSLLEHQKNPRKPMQKHFQNSLLTRYLRDYLEGKKRMALLLTVRPGEEDYLDTSFLLRQASPYTKIKFDIVEEHGILNHNKRPVQTTPSMGKLKRMKLNQTENCEINQRSIERPELPNEEAAVEGVKDDSLTGVLVQSEEIITIEANERNILRVDHVELERKERNHQILQNFGKALWKVLKEYKRKLEVAENEICTLRDCLSCEKTRSAELENQLRDWQSNCCCRKGVSSEESSREEDEFRGKGSLDCEARQSTDQNEVDENVTCTPRDCIIIKKTRWAELENELMDWQSNCRCRKGVSSEVSSREVDELRRKISLDFEDHQSIGCNEVTSEAYSCHLEGSAHARNDERLDSTIAQQLESSIEDATGVEDLMKLIEMKAEITDLNGKATAVLSGSHSCTDQEYGQEEESSDSVVRTSKATFINRDENDLLEEDHTLFDSVLPDCSVSSSKSSLFVENKSPFQVWEDQTQNEEDKVKSDAHTRTEERLDSTVGHMTAQKFERSIEDITGVEVPKIPDGMKAESINLKGKENALLSGSPSCTDQEYEQEEESFVCTSQATSISRDENDLLEEDHMLFDSVLPECTINSSESSLLVENNSSFPVVEDQTQNEEDKTAKTLESSTEDATGVEDQKIPDGMKAESTDLNGKANALLSGSPSFPDQEYEREENFFVSTSQATSINRDEASLLEEDHTLFDSVLPECTVNSSESSLFIENNCSFPVLEDQTHNKEDKTAQKLESSIEDATGVEDLMKPNEMKAEITRLNGKATAVLTGSRSCTDQEDGQEMESSEFVVCTSQATFINRDGASLLEEDHALFDPVLAECTVSSSESSLFVEYNSSFPVVQNQSQNEEDKKPLGPSTMLMREEVVHAVGCHDNNTPEAVTKHGSCTKFQNADKPKRRLLPVSSILLKDIGNIDFKDENEKPKGVKAEKKGTSGKNRTQGSTSLIRLLKDNLAI comes from the exons ATGGAGACGAAATCGCCGTGTCCGCCGTACACGGTGACCGTTCGCCGGAACCCTCCCCGGAGAGCAAGACCGACACCATCCTCCGCTGTTCCTAATTCGCTTCCCCGATCGCCGCCGCGAAACATCTCTTCATTCCCCATTGAGGATATTCTATCAATAGAAGTCCCTGAAAAACAACTTCTTACGGAGCATCCATCATCATCGGAGAATCTCAAGGTATTTCTGAGAGTCCGACCGTTAATTTCTCAACGAGAAACAGCGAAAATAGAAAAAACAGCTGctgaaatgaagaaaacaacaaaaaatgCTTGGCCTAAAAACCCTAAGTCCACCAATGCGTTGCCGAAGAAGCTCAAAAAGAGCTATGAAGTCTGTGTGACAGTGAATGATGCACATTCCGTTACCCTATTGCCTCCGCAGAGCTTACAAGACGCCAAACGTATTAAATCAGAAGTTTATGAAGGTTTTTCACATGTCTTCTCGTCACAAGCATCTCAG agggAAGTTTACGAAGAAATGGTGAATCCTTTAGTTGAGGATTTTCTGAAGGGTAAGAGTGGAATGTTAGCTGCATTGGGACCAAGTGGTTCTGGGAAGACTCATACCATCTTTGGCTGTGGAAGGGATCCTGGTATGGTGCCTCTCGCTCTTCGTCGAATTTTATCACAGGAAGAAGGAGAGAAGAAGAAGTCACGAAG GATATTTTATTTGTCCATGTTTGAGATCTCTTCTGAGAAAGGAAAATCTGAAAAGATATTTGATTTATCTCAAGATGGGGCTGATTTATGCATCCAACAATCATCTATTAAAGGCGTGCAACAG GCCGTACTTTATGATGCTCAGCAAGCTGAATCGTTAATTGCATGTGGACTTTTAAAACGTGCGACAGCTATGACGAATTCAAACAGTCAATCCAG TCGTTCACAGTGCATCATAAATATCCGCTGTGAATATACGAGGGCAGGTGGAAAAGTTGGTGATAACTCAAACAGTGCTGTGCTGACTATAGTTGACCTTGCTGGAGCTGAGAGGGAAAAGAAGACTGGAAATCAG GGGGTTAGATTGCTCGAAAGTAATTTTATCAACAACACTTCGATGGTGTTTGGCCTGTGCTTAAGG TCATTACTGGAGCATCAGAAGAACCCCAGAAAACCTATGCAGAAACACTTTCAAAACTCTCTG TTGACCAGATACTTACGAGATTATTTGGAAGGGAAGAAGCGGATGGCACTG CTTTTAACTGTTAGACCTGGGGAAGAAGACTACCTTGATACTTCTTTTCTGCTAAGGCAGGCTTCACCATATACAAAAATCAA GTTTGACATCGTTGAAGAACATGGGATTTTAAACCACAATAAGAGGCCTGTGCAAACAACGCCTAGCATGGGGAAGCTTAAAAGAATGAAGTTGAACCAAACTGAAAATTGTGAG ATCAATCAAAGAAGCATTGAACGTCCTGAACTTCCGAATGAAG AAGCTGCTGTGGAAGGAGTGAAGGATGACAGCTTGACAGGCGTTCTTGTTCAGTCTGAGGAAATCATCACTATTGAAGCAAATGAGAGGAATATTCTCAGAGTTGATCacgttgaattggaaagaaaagagagaaatcaTCAGATTCTGCAAAATTTTGGAAAGGCTTTGTGGAAAGTCTTGAAAGAATACAAGAGAAAACTTGAG GTGGCTGAAAATGAAATTTGCACCCTCAGAGATTGCTTAAGCTGTGAGAAAACTAGATCCGCTGAACTAGAGAATCAACTGAGGGATTGGCAAAGTAACTGCTGCTGCAGGAAAGGAGTTTCAAGTGAGGAATCCTCCAGAGAAGAGGATGAATTCAGAGGAAAAGGTTCATTAGATTGTGAGGCGCGTCAATCCACTGATCAGAATGAG GTGGACGAAAATGTAACCTGCACTCCCAGAGACTGCATAATCATCAAGAAAACAAGATGGGCTGAACTAGAGAATGAACTGATGGATTGGCAAAGTAACTGCCGCTGCAGGAAGGGGGTTTCAAGTGAGGTTTCCTCCAGAGAAGTGGATGAACTCAGAAGAAAAATCTCTTTAGATTTTGAGGATCATCAATCCATTGGTTGCAATGAG GTGACATCTGAAGCTTATTCTTGTCATTTGGAAGGGTCTGCGCATGCGAGAAATGATGAGCGGCTTGACTCCACT ATTGCTCAGCAGCTCGAAAGTTCTATTGAAGATGCTACTGGTGTTGAAGATCTGATGAAACTAATTGAAATGAAAGCAGAGATTACAGATTTGAATGGCAAAGCAACTGCTGTATTAAGCGGGTCACACTCTTGCACTGATCAGGAGTACGGGCAAGAAGAAGAAAGTTCTG ATTCTGTAGTCCGCACTTCCAAAGCGACTTTCATAAACAGAGACGAGAACGACCTGTTGGAAGAGGACCACACACTTTTTGATTCAGTACTTCCAGATTGTTCAGTCAGCTCTTCTAAGTCATCTCTCTTCGTTGAAAATAAGAGCCCTTTTCAAGTGTGGGAGGACCAAACACAAAACGAAGAGGACAAG GTGAAGTCAGATGCACATACGAGAACTGAGGAGCGGCTTGACTCCACTGTAGGACATATG ACTGCCCAGAAGTTCGAAAGATCTATAGAAGATATTACTGGTGTTGAAGTTCCGAAGATTCCAGATGGAATGAAAGCAGAGAGTATAAATTTGAAAGGCAAAGAAAATGCTCTGTTAAGTGGGTCACCCTCTTGCACTGATCAGGAGTACGAGCAAGAAGAGGAAAGTTTTG TCTGCACTTCCCAAGCGACTTCAATAAGCAGAGACGAGAACGACCTGTTGGAAGAGGACCACATGCTTTTTGATTCAGTACTTCCAGAATGTACAATCAACTCTTCTGAGTCATCGCTCCTCGTTGAAAATAACAGCTCTTTTCCAGTGGTTGAGGACCAAACACAAAACGAAGAGGACAAG ACTGCTAAGACGCTCGAAAGTTCTACTGAAGATGCTACTGGTGTTGAAGATCAGAAGATTCCAGATGGAATGAAAGCAGAGAGTACAGATTTGAATGGCAAAGCAAATGCTTTGTTAAGTGGGTCACCCTCTTTCCCTGATCAGGAGTACGAGCGAGAAGAGAATTTTTTTG TAAGCACTTCTCAAGCGACTTCCATAAACAGAGACGAGGCCAGCCTGCTGGAAGAGGACCACACGCTTTTTGATTCAGTACTTCCTGAATGTACAGTCAACTCTTCTGAGTCATCTCTCTTCATTGAAAATAACTGCTCTTTTCCAGTGCTGGAGGACCAAACACACAACAAAGAGGATAAG ACTGCTCAGAAGCTTGAAAGTTCTATTGAAGATGCTACTGGTGTTGAAGATCTGATGAAACCAAATGAAATGAAAGCAGAGATTACACGTTTGAATGGCAAAGCAACTGCTGTATTAACTGGGTCACGCTCTTGTACTGATCAGGAGGACGGGCAAGAAATGGAAAGTTCTG AATTTGTAGTCTGCACTTCCCAAGCAACTTTCATAAACAGAGACGGGGCCAGCCTGTTGGAAGAGGATCATGCGCTTTTTGATCCAGTACTTGCAGAATGTACAGTCAGCTCTTCCGAGTCATCTCTCTTCGTTGAATATAACAGCTCTTTTCCAGTGGTGCAGAACCAATCACAAAATGAAGAGGACAAG AAACCATTGGGTCCATCGACAATGTTAATGCGTGAGGAAGTTGTACATGCTGTAGGATGCCATGATAACAACACACCTGAAGCAGTTACCAAACATGGTTCCTGCACTAAATTTCAGAATGCAGATAAGCCAAAAAG GAGACTTCTACCAGTTTCGTCCATCTTATTAAAAGATATAGGCAATATAGACTTCAAGGACGAGAATGAGAAACCAAAG GGAGTCAAGGCAGAAAAGAAAGGAACTTCTGGTAAGAACAGAACTCAGGGCAGCACTTCACTTATTCGTTTGCTCAAGGATAATCTTGCTATCTAG